GATGCCAGCGGCGTCATGCCGGACGGTCGTACTTTCACCGACGCAGAACAGTTCAAGCAACTACTGCTTGAAGATAATGACCAGTTCCTGCAAGCGTTTGTCGAGCATCTTTGCTCGTACGGATTGCGTCGCGTGCTCTCGGTAGACGATCAAGAAGATATCCAAGCGATCGTGAACGAAGCAAAGCAAAATCACTATTCATTGAGAGACATTGTGCGCGCCGTCGCTTTGTCTGAATTAATGAAGAAAAGATAGAAATCAAGTACGCTAGAAAGCGCCCATCACAGAAAACCATCACGAGTAAGAACATGACACCATCCTGGCAGATCGATCGTCGCCATGTCCTGCGTGGACTTGGCAGCTTCATTGCGCTTCCAGTGCTGAACTGCATGCGTCCCACACTCGGCGCAGACCCGGAGTCGCCGCGGCGCAGCGCGTTCATCTACATCCCCAATGGAGTCAACACGCTGGACTATCAGATCACGACGCCCGGTGAAAATTACGTCTTCTCGCGTTCGCTAGAGTCGCTTGAGAAACATCGAGGAGTCATCACGCCGATCAGCGGGCTGCATCATCCCGGCGGTCTGGGCCATCATCACAATTGCCAAAAGATCTGGCTCACAGGAGGTCAACTTGGTCCGACGGATCGCAATACCATCTCCGTCGACCAAAAGATGGCAGAGGTGACGTCACCGCATACTCGCTTTCATTCGCTCGAGATCGCCAACAAAGGCGAGTCGCTGGCTTGGACCGCTGACGGCATCCGCCTTCCCGGCATGAGCCGGTGCAGTGAAATTTTTGCTCACCTTTTCGAAGAACCGAAGAACGGCACAGTTGCGCAGCGGCGCGCCTTGCGCCGCAAGGGAAGCGTGCTGGATGCGAACTTGGAAGAAGTCCGTTCGCTTGAGAAAAAGATGGGCGAGCAAGACAAGGGACGTATGAACCAATATCTTACCGCCGTACGCGAAACCGAAATCCGCGCCCGACGGGCTGATGATTGGCTGGATGTTCCGCGTCCCGAAATCCTCGAAAAGGATCGTCGGCGCACCGACCGCGAAGTTCCGCAGACTCAGGCAGGTGATTATTTCCGCACCATCTACGATTTGATCGTGTTGGCGTTTCAGACCGACGCGACTCGCGTTGTTACTTTCAGCAGCGGCATCGAGGGACAGGGACTACCGATTCCTGAATTGGGCATCTCGCAATCTCGCCATGAACTTAGCCATCACAATGGCGATCCAGGGCACATGGAAAAGCTAACTCAAAGCGACGCGTTTAGCGTCGAACAGTTCAGTTATTTTCTGACTCGGTTGGCGGAGACGCCTGATCTTAACGGTCGCCCGTTGCTTGACACGACTATGTCCTTATTCGGCAGCGGCATGGCGTACGGGCACAGTCACGGAAACGCCAATCTGCCGCTTGTTTTGGCGGGTGGAGCAGCTTGCGGACTAAAACATGGTCGTCACGTCGATCTGAACCAAGGCCACTTTGACGGGTACCAATTGGACGTTCCCGGCAAGCACTATCACCTCTGCAGTCGTCCGGCCAACAGCAACGCCCACATGAGTAATCTTCTGCTGACAATGGCGCAAAAGATGGGCGTGGAGACGGAAGACTTTGGTGACAGCAATAGCGAACTGGAACTAGCATGAAACGACCGACCAATATTGGCGCAACGCGCCAGCGAGTGAATTGTCGTGGAGTTTTCACGCATGCACGCATTCACTTGCATATTCACCAACTAGCGCGTCTAGCTAATATTGCCTGTACGTTTTGCCTGTTGCTAGTCGCCGGCAGTCTTCGCGCTGACGAACCGTTTCGCGCCTCGTCCGGAACTTTTCCGCCGCCTAAAGAGGCCAAAGCGTATCGAGGTGAACTCGTTTTCGTTGATCATGTGAACCGGCGCGGAAGTCTTCGTCTACATGTTGACGGTCACTACCATGAGGGTCAGCTTCACCACTTCGCTATGCTGCCCTACGGCGTGATCCGTTATCGCGGCGCTCCCGCCGAATTGCGTGACATTCCGATCGGTACAGTTCTGTACGGACGCTTTTATCTGCCGCCTGACCCTGAGACATCAGCAGTTCCCAACGTAAAAGGGAACAACGTGACCGCGCCTCCAGAGAACCACGCGATTCTGTTGGAGGATGGGCCGAGTCTGTGCCTGCGTGAAGGAAAAGCCTGGAAGCTGAAGCAGGTGAACATCCATGGTTCCGAGGGTGAACTGGTCGCCAGCCTGGACAGAGTGGAGGGAGGCGAAGGACTCGGCGGCGAGCATCGATTCACCATTGATGGCTCAACGCGCATCTGGCGCGGCCGAGAGCTGCTTGGTCTCAATGAACTTGTGGCGGAAGGAAGCTGGCCCGCCAACGGTCAGAAGCTGTTCGAGGATCAGTCGATTCAGCTCGCGCTGACCTGGCATCCGCGATACCTCTACCAACAGTTTCACGTAGCCGATCTTTGGCTTGACGATGCCGCGATGAAGGTCGCTGCAGATCGCCAACGAGGGCGTCACGTTCGTCACATCCGCACCCGCTGGATGCCTGCCATGGTCGACACGATTCAGTACGGGAAATTCGGTCAGGCGACGGTGACCGCAACTTTGTTTGGCGGGATGGATGATTCGCTGTATGCCGACTTCCAGCCTGGTATGAGCGGCAAGATGGCTGCGGCGGAAAACACGCTACGCACCTGGTGGCCCGACCACGATGGCATGGACGGGAAGATCACCTTGGTCGAGAAGATCGCCGAAGAGCCGCCGTTGGGCAGCAGCGGGATTCAGATCCAATTCGAAGTCCCGCTCATCCTAGAGGGTTTCCGCCCGGGACGCATTGTCCGCATCCGGCCTCAAAATTGGCCCAATGTCAAACCCCCTGTTGAGGAACGCATCCGTAACTTTGAGGACCGCTGGCCAAGCTCCGACTTATTTCAAGAAAAGTAAGCGAAACGGCGACGGTCACGCCGTCGAACTAATTCTTGTTCGTGCGACGCTGGCCGAGAGAACGAAGACTGCTTCCCCACGACCAGGAACTAGACAGGGTCCTCTACTTCGTGATTTGGCCGCTCTCCACCAATTGTTGAAACATCTCGTTCATCGTTTCTCCCAACGGTCGATACTCGACTCCGAGCTCTCGAATACTTTTGCGGTTGTCAGCAATCCAGGGGACATCGACATTTCGCGTGACCATTTTTCGCGTGAGCGACTTGTTGAAAATCGGTGCGACAAGCCACACCAACCACTTGGGCAACGAGTTCTGCGGAATCGGATAGTCATCGCCGTAAGTGGAGACAAGCGTTTGCGCGATCTCGAAAAAATCGGTGTTGTGGCCCGAAATGATATGGCGACCTTGTGCCTGAGGGAGATAAGCGGCAGCCAGGTGAGCGTAGGCGACGTCGCGTACGTCGACGACTCCGATTCCGAATCGTGGCGTTCCTCGTTTCATGGTTCCATCGCCAAACTGCTTGACCATGCTGAAGCTCTCGGAGGTCGCGAATGGGCTGATCCCCGGGCCGAACACCATCGACGGGTTGATGACGACTAAATCCCATCGCGACTGCGCTTTCACGATCTTCCCAGCCTCCTGCTCTGCGACCGTCTTGGAATAGGAATAGGGACCATATTCCAAAGTGGATGTCGTATTCCAGTCAGCTTCGGTGAGGACTCCGCCGGCCGCTTTCGCGACGTCGGCATTATCACCAAATATCGCGGCGCAGCTGCTGGTCAAGACAACTCGCTTCACCGTGTCATGGCGGTTCGCCTCGCCGAGTACGTTGCGAGTTCCTAGCAGCGCCGGATCAACCAGTTCCTTCTGCGGATCATTCACATCCAGCGAGAACGGCGAAGCCGTATGGAACACGATCGAACATCCCTCCATCGCCTCCGCGTAAGATCCTTCTTTCAGCAAATCGGCGGAGAAGTATCGAATCGCGCCGGGCGCCGTTACCGCGATTTCATTTAAGTACTTCAGCTTGTCTTGGCGAGTCGGATCGCGTACCGGAGCATGAATCGTAACCCCTGCTTCCAACAAGCGTTTCACCATGTGCCCCGCTACATAACCGGTCGCGCCAGAAATCATCACAGGAGACGAAACGTCGATCGGCAGATCCAATGGCATGTTGACTTTCTTTTTGAACGCAACGCAGTGACCAGGTCATTTTACTCGTCCGAGACGCTAACTTTTCCAGGCGATCGCCAGATCAAACTTTCGATCTCCGCGAATCAGCGTGAGCGACAACGGGACATCCTGCGGAACGACCGCCAGCAAACGATGTATGTCATCCACGCTGGCTATGATGCGATCGTTGATTGCGACAATCAAATCGCCAGGTCGAACGCCGCTTTGCCTGGCGACGCCGCCAGTTGCGACATCGACCACTTCCACGACTTGATCTGACAGCAAGTCAAATTGTCGCACCATTGCTCTCGGCAGTCGTTGCGCTGCGGCGGTAACCCCCAGTTGCCGTCGACGAACGCGGCCATGCGTCAGAATCTCTGCGATCACCCACTGCGCCGTATCACTGGGAACAGCGAAACCAAGTCCCTGCGCCATTGCGATGATCGCCGTATTGACGCCGACGACGCGGCCGCGTGAGTCGACCAACGGGCCGCCGCTATTGCCAGGATTGATCGGCGCCGTGTGCTGGACAATGTTCTCGATCAAGTGTCCATCTTGACCACGCAGCGTTCTGCCAACGGCGCTGATCACGCCGGTCGAAACCGTTGAATGGAGTCCCAACGGGCTTCCCATGGCGATCACCAATTGACCAACTCGACTGGCGCTCGATTCCCCCAATTCTGCGTAGGGAAGTTCGCTCGACGCAAGCTTCAATAGTGCGATATCAGTGGAAGGATCATCGCCGATCACTTGCGCATCGACGCGATCGCCATCATTGGTCTCGGCAAACAATCGCCGCCGTCCTCCGACCACATGACTGTTGGTGATCGCATACCCTTCCGGCGTAACGAGAAATCCAGAACCTGCTCCGCCCCGTTCGCCCGAGACGCTGACGACCGCCGGTGAAACGCTATCGACCACGTTGATTACTGCTTGCGAATAGGCGTCTAGCAGATCCGCGTCGGCAGGATTGGCCCGCCGCGGCGTCGATTCACGATCACCGCTGTGATCGGGGCCAGAGAGAAATCGCGGAGAATCGTCCTTTTTTTTCATGCCTGTCCCTTTCTAGAAGAGTTTGTTTCAATCTTACGCAGCCCACACGTAAAGGACAGATGCGGATAGCACTGCCAAAATCGACGGCGAAAAAACACCCATCGCAATTCATGTTGGTGCGCACATCCAGATAGATTTCCTCACTGCCGCAAAGTATGATCGAGTTTCCCTCCGATCACTTGCTCCAAGCCAAGTATCCCCCCTTCCTCTCCTGCACTATCAGTCAACCGATGCCAAACCCAAGTACTTTCTCGCTAACATCCGTTTCACTCTTTCTAGCGATGCTGCTGATTGCGGCGCCGCTGTCTGCTCGAAAATGGCACGTCAACGCAGAGACCGGCAGCGATTCGAATTCTGGCGTCGCAGAGAAGCCGTTTAAGTCGTTGCAGAAGGGGATCAATTCGGCCAAGGATGGCGACGTGATACAACTTCATCCACAAGGCGCTGTCATTCGACAGTCAGGCAGGTTTGGCGATCGATCCGGAATTACGATCGAAGGGAACGGCGTAACGCTGGACGGGGCCGATCCATTGCCGGTCGATGGCTGGGAAAAGGTGGGCGCCAATCTCTATCGTCGCCAACTGAAGCGAACGCCGCTTGACCGCCATCTGCTGATCGTCGACGGCGTGATGCAGCGAATGGGCAGGACGCAGAGCGCTGGCTCGCCGGAGTTTCCGGCGCCTGCGGAGCTAGAGCCGGGAGAGTTCTGTTTTGAGAACATCGATAAGCAGACCGGCTGGCTCTACGTGTGCGGATCGATCAAGAATCTCGAATGGTCCACGCGCGTGAACGGAATCGGCATGGGAGGCGTTTGTCGGCGAATTGTCGTTCAAAATCTGGAGACGCGCAACTTTCTGAATGACGGTTTCAACATTCACGGCGACGGTCGCGAACTGACGTTCGAGAATATCCATGGCTACGATTGCTTTGACGAAGGCTTCTCGGCCCACGAAACCTCCGAGTGCCTTATTACCGGGGGCAAGTTCTACGGAAACGAAAATGGGATCGCCGACGTGAACGCGTCCGAGACCGTCTATCGCAACTGCGAATTCTATGGAAACGTCAACACCGACGTTCTGCTCATCGGCAAAGCGCACGCGTTGATCGACTGCAAGATTCTCAATTCGACATCCGCGGCGGCGCTCGTCGCGGGACCGCGCACCAAAAACCAATCCTTCGCGTTGCAGCTGCAACGCGTCACGATCACTACCCAGCAGAAGTCCGATCGTGGTCTGGTGCGGATGAACGGAGGGACGCTGCTAGTCGAGAACTGCGTCTGCGAGAATATCGGCTTGAATACGCTCGGCGCCGACGTGACCTACCAGGGGCGGAATCTGGTCGACGGCGCAGCACTCGACAAATAATAGATTAGAGCGTTGAACATCCATTCTCTGCGTAGTCCGCCAGCGAACGCGAGGGGAAATTGCTCGGTGATTTAAAGGCGGAATGAAATAGCCAATCGTATTTTCCTCGCTTGCACTGGCGGGCTACGCAAAAGTGATGCGTTCCATAATTTGCAAACTTTCCCGTCCATCATGTTGGAAAGTGACTTCGGATCCTCTAAAAAAGATCTCCTACCTTCTTCCCCTACCCACCCAAGGAGCCCATCTCGTGAAGCGAATTCTGCTTACCCTCGCGCTGCTGCTCACCTCACAGCTTCAAGCCGAGGAACTGAAACAGCAACTCAATCTGCCGTACGGCGATCATCCGCGGCAAGTGCTTGATTTTTATCCCGCGAAGTCCGATAAGCCGACGCCGGTCGTCTTTTACATTCACGGCGGAGGATGGCGCGGCGGCGACAAAAAGACGAATCCGAAAGCGTTCCTCAACAAAGGAATTTCGGTGGTCGCAATCAACTACCGCTACGTCCAAAATGGCGTGGAACAAAATGTGGAGCCGCCGGTCAAAGCGCCGCTGAGCGACGCTGCACGGGCTTTGCAATTTGTGCGCTCCAAGGCGGCTGAGTGGAATCTCGACAAAGAGCGTATCGGCGCTACCGGCGGTTCGGCCGGCGCGTGCAGTTCGCTTTGGCTAGCATTTCACGATGACCTGGCCGATCCGAAAAGCGACGATCCAATCGCTCGCGAGTCGACGCGCCTTTACTGCGCCGCAGTCAACGGAGCACAGGTTTCGCTCGATCCGAAGGAGCTGCGCCAGTGGATGCCCAATTATAAATATGGCGCCCATGCGTTTGGTCTGCCGAACCTGGAGAGCGTGATCGAAAACCGCGAATCGCTCATGCCCTGGATCAAAGAATATTCACCGATCGAAAGCGTCTCGAAAGATGATCCCCCGATCGCATTGTTCTATGGTGGTGAAGTTCCGGTGGTCGGCGCCTCGCCGAAGGATCCGACTCACTCCGGCATCATGGGCGTCAAGTTGGCGGAACGTCTGAAAGAAGCGAACGTCGACGTCGTGCTGGTGACCCCTGGGACGGAAAAACCGCAATACAAGAACTCGACCGAGTATCTCATCGACCGCCTGACCAAATAAGTCCAGCTCTCAACATCGGTGCAAGCGAACAGAGTCGTACGCCGATCGCAATTGCCGAGAGACCCAAGTTCAGTCCATGGGGATGACGCCGATAACGGCGTCATCCTTTTTTTGTGGAGCGACGCCACCGAGCGATCGAAAAGGCAAAAAGACACTGTCTATTCTGGCAGTATTATTTTCAAAACTTTTCCCTTGCACCC
The nucleotide sequence above comes from Blastopirellula sp. J2-11. Encoded proteins:
- a CDS encoding DUF1552 domain-containing protein; the protein is MTPSWQIDRRHVLRGLGSFIALPVLNCMRPTLGADPESPRRSAFIYIPNGVNTLDYQITTPGENYVFSRSLESLEKHRGVITPISGLHHPGGLGHHHNCQKIWLTGGQLGPTDRNTISVDQKMAEVTSPHTRFHSLEIANKGESLAWTADGIRLPGMSRCSEIFAHLFEEPKNGTVAQRRALRRKGSVLDANLEEVRSLEKKMGEQDKGRMNQYLTAVRETEIRARRADDWLDVPRPEILEKDRRRTDREVPQTQAGDYFRTIYDLIVLAFQTDATRVVTFSSGIEGQGLPIPELGISQSRHELSHHNGDPGHMEKLTQSDAFSVEQFSYFLTRLAETPDLNGRPLLDTTMSLFGSGMAYGHSHGNANLPLVLAGGAACGLKHGRHVDLNQGHFDGYQLDVPGKHYHLCSRPANSNAHMSNLLLTMAQKMGVETEDFGDSNSELELA
- a CDS encoding NAD-dependent epimerase/dehydratase family protein, whose amino-acid sequence is MPLDLPIDVSSPVMISGATGYVAGHMVKRLLEAGVTIHAPVRDPTRQDKLKYLNEIAVTAPGAIRYFSADLLKEGSYAEAMEGCSIVFHTASPFSLDVNDPQKELVDPALLGTRNVLGEANRHDTVKRVVLTSSCAAIFGDNADVAKAAGGVLTEADWNTTSTLEYGPYSYSKTVAEQEAGKIVKAQSRWDLVVINPSMVFGPGISPFATSESFSMVKQFGDGTMKRGTPRFGIGVVDVRDVAYAHLAAAYLPQAQGRHIISGHNTDFFEIAQTLVSTYGDDYPIPQNSLPKWLVWLVAPIFNKSLTRKMVTRNVDVPWIADNRKSIRELGVEYRPLGETMNEMFQQLVESGQITK
- a CDS encoding S1C family serine protease, with product MKKKDDSPRFLSGPDHSGDRESTPRRANPADADLLDAYSQAVINVVDSVSPAVVSVSGERGGAGSGFLVTPEGYAITNSHVVGGRRRLFAETNDGDRVDAQVIGDDPSTDIALLKLASSELPYAELGESSASRVGQLVIAMGSPLGLHSTVSTGVISAVGRTLRGQDGHLIENIVQHTAPINPGNSGGPLVDSRGRVVGVNTAIIAMAQGLGFAVPSDTAQWVIAEILTHGRVRRRQLGVTAAAQRLPRAMVRQFDLLSDQVVEVVDVATGGVARQSGVRPGDLIVAINDRIIASVDDIHRLLAVVPQDVPLSLTLIRGDRKFDLAIAWKS
- a CDS encoding right-handed parallel beta-helix repeat-containing protein; translated protein: MPNPSTFSLTSVSLFLAMLLIAAPLSARKWHVNAETGSDSNSGVAEKPFKSLQKGINSAKDGDVIQLHPQGAVIRQSGRFGDRSGITIEGNGVTLDGADPLPVDGWEKVGANLYRRQLKRTPLDRHLLIVDGVMQRMGRTQSAGSPEFPAPAELEPGEFCFENIDKQTGWLYVCGSIKNLEWSTRVNGIGMGGVCRRIVVQNLETRNFLNDGFNIHGDGRELTFENIHGYDCFDEGFSAHETSECLITGGKFYGNENGIADVNASETVYRNCEFYGNVNTDVLLIGKAHALIDCKILNSTSAAALVAGPRTKNQSFALQLQRVTITTQQKSDRGLVRMNGGTLLVENCVCENIGLNTLGADVTYQGRNLVDGAALDK
- a CDS encoding alpha/beta hydrolase; this encodes MKRILLTLALLLTSQLQAEELKQQLNLPYGDHPRQVLDFYPAKSDKPTPVVFYIHGGGWRGGDKKTNPKAFLNKGISVVAINYRYVQNGVEQNVEPPVKAPLSDAARALQFVRSKAAEWNLDKERIGATGGSAGACSSLWLAFHDDLADPKSDDPIARESTRLYCAAVNGAQVSLDPKELRQWMPNYKYGAHAFGLPNLESVIENRESLMPWIKEYSPIESVSKDDPPIALFYGGEVPVVGASPKDPTHSGIMGVKLAERLKEANVDVVLVTPGTEKPQYKNSTEYLIDRLTK